Proteins encoded in a region of the Lepisosteus oculatus isolate fLepOcu1 chromosome 23, fLepOcu1.hap2, whole genome shotgun sequence genome:
- the LOC107075692 gene encoding hepatic and glial cell adhesion molecule-like, with translation MITLCFVLWLSFFSFVSPVPTGETFHVGSERSAVCGELGKSVFLSVNYTLTRGKQLLDLSWDFKKDTEYWKIYTFNGKSKFFKDYESRVQVFQNGSLLLEALNYSDAGRYIFTVAEEGGAEKETTVELCVEDAVQEPTIEQTPGTAHSGETVSLVCRAPNIGNMQLYWQGVNLSSASSETKFLEGFQYTNIQITAHRCDTFICVARNSVSQKLARHTLNGSEELCENCDPLCTEPKPLSTELVALPIFLVVVFVTIVGIGICCCRKRKCDNRRCKEKDTY, from the exons ATGATTACTTTGTGCTTCGTGTTGTGGCTGTCGTTCTTCTCCTTTGTTTCCCCAG TGCCTACAGGAGAAACCTTCCATGTTGGAAGTGAACGCAGTGCAGTCTGCGGGGAGCTGGGCAAATCTGTCTTCCTCTCCGTGAATTACACTCTAACCAGAGGAAAACAGCTGCTGGACCTTTCGTGGGACTTTAAAAAAGACACGGAATACTGGAAGATTTACACATTTAACGGCAAAAGCAAGTTTTTCAAGGACTACGAGAGCAGAGTGCAGGTGTTTCAGAACGGCTCCCTGCTCCTGGAAGCACTCAACTACTCGGATGCAGGTCGATACATCTTCACCGTGGCCGAGGAAGGAGGAGCTGAAAAAGAGACGACTGTGGAGCTCTGCGTGGAAG ATGCTGTACAAGAACCAACAATTGAACAGACTCCGGGAACAGCACATTCTGGGGAGACGGTGTCCTTAGTATGCAGGGCTCCTAACATAGGAAACATGCAGTTGTACTGGCAGGGAGTCAATCTGTCATCAGCGTCATCAGAGACCAAGTTCTTGGAGGGGTTTCAGTACACCAATATTCAGATCACGGCTCACAGGTGCGATACATTCATCTGTGTGGCTCGGAACAGTGTGAGCCAGAAGCTGGCACGGCACACGCTGAACGGATCTGAggaactttgtgaaaatt GTGATCCTCTGTGCACCGAACCCAAGCCATTGAGTACAGAACTTGTAGCTCTGCCCATTTTCCTGGTGGTCGTCTTCGTGACCATTGTGGGtattggaatctgctgctgccGCAAAAGGAAGTGTG